One part of the Vicinamibacterales bacterium genome encodes these proteins:
- a CDS encoding pyridoxamine 5'-phosphate oxidase family protein, with protein MLIHELTREACLEVLGRNTLGRLACVQDAQPYIVPVSFNLDGADYVYGFATFGQKIRWMRANPQVCLEVEEITDRRQWTTVLAFGLYEELTDAAAHAAAQRRAQELFAARERWWEPATGKTLSREPHAAVVYRIRLHQLTGRSTSSGTASSSAAE; from the coding sequence ATGTTGATTCACGAGCTGACCAGGGAAGCATGCCTCGAGGTCCTGGGCCGCAACACGCTCGGGCGCCTCGCGTGCGTTCAGGATGCCCAGCCGTACATTGTCCCGGTGTCGTTCAATCTCGACGGCGCGGACTACGTCTACGGTTTCGCCACCTTCGGCCAGAAGATCCGATGGATGCGCGCCAATCCGCAGGTGTGTCTCGAAGTGGAAGAAATCACGGACCGGCGGCAATGGACCACGGTGCTTGCGTTCGGGTTGTATGAGGAACTGACGGATGCGGCGGCGCACGCCGCCGCCCAACGCCGGGCGCAGGAACTCTTCGCGGCGCGCGAACGCTGGTGGGAGCCCGCGACCGGCAAGACCCTGTCGCGCGAGCCGCATGCGGCGGTGGTCTATCGCATCAGACTGCATCAACTCACCGGCCGCAGCACGTCATCGGGCACTGCTTCGTCGTCCGCCGCAGAGTAA
- a CDS encoding amidase family protein: protein MAAVFSMHLVGRSATSLAALVRAGDVTPREVVQAHLARIAMVDPRLGAFERVRATDALAEAEALSLRKDFRSAPLAGVPIAIKDNIPVAGEPMRVGSLATPTALCEADHPTVRRLRAAGAIVVGTTRVPELCVWATTDNGFGITRNPWNLARTPGGSSGGSAAAVASAMVPLAGGADGMGSIRIPAASCGLVGLKPGSGVVPAELGVSGWYGMAENGALATTVDDAALMLAVLAARPDFRDPRAPDRHLRIAVATRAPLPGIAVDPEFINATHESGNVLAAAGHTVESANPPALPVRCAVAAFARWFGGVAQDARELDPRRLERRTRTHVRLGLAAQRLRLVQPRDREIWRQLLEPFFRKFDLLITPMLAMSPKRAQLWSRRSWTSNFYTDARFAPFAASWNFAGYPAAAVPAGVHSDGMPLSVQLVAAPGGEKRILSVAKQLELLRPWRRHAVGEQWP from the coding sequence ATGGCGGCCGTGTTCTCGATGCATCTCGTGGGGCGGAGCGCCACCAGCCTTGCCGCCCTCGTTCGCGCCGGTGACGTTACGCCGCGCGAGGTCGTGCAGGCCCACCTCGCTCGGATCGCAATGGTCGATCCGCGGCTCGGCGCCTTCGAACGTGTGCGCGCGACAGACGCGCTCGCGGAAGCGGAGGCCCTGTCCCTGCGCAAAGACTTCCGGAGCGCACCGCTCGCGGGCGTGCCGATCGCCATCAAGGACAATATCCCTGTCGCAGGCGAACCGATGCGCGTCGGTTCGCTCGCGACGCCCACCGCCTTGTGCGAGGCGGATCATCCGACGGTCCGCCGTTTGCGCGCGGCCGGGGCTATCGTCGTGGGCACGACCCGCGTGCCCGAATTGTGCGTCTGGGCGACCACGGACAACGGCTTCGGCATCACGCGAAATCCCTGGAACCTGGCTCGCACGCCGGGAGGATCGTCCGGCGGAAGCGCGGCCGCTGTCGCATCTGCGATGGTGCCGCTCGCCGGTGGCGCGGACGGGATGGGCTCTATCCGCATTCCCGCGGCATCGTGCGGCCTTGTCGGTCTCAAGCCCGGGTCGGGGGTCGTGCCGGCCGAACTCGGCGTGAGCGGGTGGTACGGGATGGCGGAGAACGGCGCGCTCGCGACAACGGTGGACGACGCGGCGCTGATGCTGGCGGTGCTCGCCGCACGTCCGGACTTCCGCGATCCTCGAGCCCCGGATCGGCACCTCCGCATTGCGGTGGCGACGCGCGCGCCGCTGCCCGGTATTGCGGTCGACCCCGAGTTCATCAACGCGACGCATGAATCCGGAAACGTGCTGGCTGCCGCTGGGCACACAGTCGAATCAGCAAATCCACCTGCTCTGCCTGTTCGCTGTGCTGTCGCGGCATTCGCACGATGGTTTGGCGGGGTCGCTCAGGATGCTCGAGAGCTGGACCCGCGCCGCCTCGAGCGTCGCACCCGCACACACGTTCGCCTCGGGCTGGCGGCGCAGCGGCTTCGGCTCGTCCAGCCGCGTGATCGCGAGATCTGGCGCCAACTGCTCGAGCCGTTCTTCCGGAAGTTCGACCTGTTGATCACGCCGATGCTGGCGATGTCCCCGAAGCGCGCCCAACTGTGGAGCCGTCGATCGTGGACGTCGAACTTCTACACTGATGCGCGGTTTGCTCCATTTGCCGCCAGCTGGAACTTTGCAGGGTATCCGGCGGCCGCCGTACCCGCCGGGGTGCACTCGGATGGGATGCCCCTCTCCGTGCAGCTGGTGGCTGCTCCGGGAGGCGAGAAGAGGATTCTCTCGGTGGCCAAACAGCTCGAACTGCTTCGGCCTTGGCGGCGGCACGCGGTGGGGGAGCAGTGGCCGTAG